Genomic window (Aricia agestis chromosome 15, ilAriAges1.1, whole genome shotgun sequence):
ttaaattaattcaaattttaataGCAATACCATAATTATCCAATGACATAAACTCACCAGTGATCCTAGCAACTCGTCCGCCGAGCTCCCTGCCCGCGTTACCGACCAAATGGGCGCCCAGACTGAAGCCAACTAGGTGCATCCTGGTGAAGGGGGCTCCTGTTACCtgaacaatacaatattatgtatttcatcatattattctcttcaaaataataatatgttgctGAGTATTCCGACGCCTATTAAAAGATATTGgagtttgaaaaataaaaaaatacgctgGTGTCTCATCTCTTCAATTTAGCTTTAGTTAATATTTGGAATTTCTTCAGctatatcttcttatatataaaaatggattttcaaatgtgttagtcgcgctaaaactcgaaaacggctgaaccgattgggctgattttagttttagttaaaatatttgtagaagtccagggaaggttttaaagtgacacgaagttcaccagagcagctagtaataatataattctagGGTAAAATTTTGTAAAGAGCAAAGGTTAAATTGTTGTTGATTCCATAACTACtggaataatttttataaatgcaCAGTATTAAAAGGAAAATGTAGATAGCATGAAATCCATAAGCTATTAGTATATTATGGAAATTTGAAAAGTTGAGGAAACCTGGTTGAGGAAGTTAAGGAACTGTCCCAGGCCTCTGCCCACGGCGGGGacgccggcggcggcggtgaCGTAGTCGGACAACGCCAGACGTCTCCAGTCCAGGACGATCACGTTCACGTCGCTCTTACCCAGGTATGCTAAAGGGTTAAAAtgatatgaataaaataataatatgttgttaaaatattgcacgtagaaaaacgacgcgagccctcacaaagctcggctttcagagccagtccacacggtgcgttgcgtcagcgttgcgtcgacgcaccGCTACCGTTGCGAATTGTTTTatatacaaataaccaaggtgttcacacggtgCGCCGCAtcgtgacagcagcgcgcaacgcacacGTGACGGACAGCAgtccccgagacgaagcgggagggggtgttgacgtagacttcgtaataacgctgtgatgacgcagcgcccgcgTGGCTGACTATGCGTCAaatggcagcgctgcgtcgacgtaacgctgacgcaacgcccaTGTGGACAGGCttcttttttctattttatttagggGACTTTTTTCACAGTGTGAATATCTCAGTCCCATCGtaacctatacaatatacattagaTACTTACTATCTACGTTCAATGCAAACAACATACTTGCAGCAACTGATTTTAGCTCGGACAATAAACCGTGAAAAGCACCCATAACTTGTAAATTCAAgccaaattttgatacaagtatGTTTATTTCAGTGGCGTATCACACATTCCATTAGTTTGTGATGTAAGTCTTCAACTTTGTTACATATTCCGCAATTTGGAGAATCTGTCTTACGCATTAAATACCCAAAGAAATTCAATGGAAGGTGTCCTGAACGCATTCTTAAACTAGTAATCAATCTTAATCTATTTATACAGAAATCTAAAAACCACGGTATACGAGGAGGCTCAGATTGTAAAGTCTTATATACCATATTCCTTTAATTTTGgatctttcatcaaaataagTTTTCCATTTTtcgaaacatttatttttatatttgccaAAATAGGAcaggcttttagctagtattagtataaaTACCATTCCTGATGGTGGGGTTGATGTCGTTGTACATGCTGCCCAGCCAGCCATGGGAGACTATCACGGTGGGGTTGTTGGCGTTGAAGTTGGAGCTCGTGATGGAGTTGGCGTTGTTCATCGTCAGCTCCTGGGAGTACCAGGAGTTGCGTCTGAAAAGAGgacattattgtttaaaaatctaCCAAACAGGTCTGGTCTTCAAGGAACTTAAGTCTGAGTTACTGAAATTGCGATCGATGATTTCGATAGAAAAGTTTAGGCGGACGACGACATAACGCTTACTgtgttataatatatgtatggacgcttcacaccacgtcagtctggccccgtgctaagtacctgaaggacttgtgttacaggtatcagacaacggaaatatatttaatacttttatactatacattagTTTCGGTAGCCgacaaagttaatattatacaatttaattttagatataatacaacaattttatttattagatacGAGTAAGTCATAGTGACTTtattttgtgattatttttCTAACTCTGTCTTGTCGTTTTAAATCAGGAATAATCCAATGTATGAAAACTACCTGTATTTCGATGCAACTGAACATTACATTCTGAAACAACGAGACCATAATGCGGTGCTACCTCGATACAACCAAGTTGCAACATTTCAGATTcgattttaacttttaagtttcaGAACTGTTGAAATCATAATACTGGTAAAACACAGGTTGTTcatatttttcaaattattattactgtatcCATTCTATTAAAGCAATTCGAAAGTATTTAGTCTGTTAGTCAATCACACTGAAGCCTCACAACTTATTCGAATGTTCGGTATGGAGTTATTTTTAGCCCCGAGaaaggaaataaaataatatatttcttactACAGCAAAACGTACCGTTTATTTTGCCGAAACTTTATGGTCGCACTGGTCGAAATCGGCCTgcaaatcatcatcatcatcatacctGGTGTACAACAAGTATCTGTTGTTAGCTGGATTCCTAGTGACGTCATCGAGAACGCTCATGTCGGGTTCCGCTTGCAGGTCGATCCTGTGGACCTGCTCATCGTGACCTTGGATATCCACAAACTGAGGCTCTTTCTTGCCAAATTCGACGGCAGGGATCGCACTTACAGCGTAAACTGTAATAGAAGtaaaaaactttatttgtactatcagagaagttgagaGATTgtagtagtttggtcgcgttaagtcaaaactcaaacctatcagaccgatcacagctaacattgaattgacataagccgaccaaatgtcgtgttgactaaataaatatagtgtaaatatatttttttgaaaatgaacGGGGTCGTAAATTGATCGTAGATTCGTAAGGAGCTAGGAGTAGACGGTTGGAAAAGTGTAGGaacggaaataatattatgccccCCACTATGTTGACCGTGCAGCGCAAATATTCACGTAATCTTGCTGCTTCTTTTTCCCTCTTAATAGCAATAACAAAGTCATGATTAAGCTTGGCACATCGTGTCACACTACAGAgtattagtgtaaacaccgttatccttgaaaccatcaaatgagcccgtcaaaatgaacatctttttctatgagaaaaatgctgggaactcaaaaaaaatgccgtcttcatacccatacagatgcccggatcggcaatttgtatgcgtatgaagacgattttttttagttccgagCATTGTCCTCATAGAAAAAgatgttcattttgacgggctcatttgatggtttcaaggataacggtgtttacactaagatcttgtataatattaccACTACCATTCTGCCGTTTTCATTGTAacatttttgagtaaaataagAGAAACCGTTTAATGATTCACTTACTATACAAACAAGTACAGgataattggtcgctgttaagcatttgtgttctaacccacacattttttttttgttgaattatgaatgcagtcttgttctaaatgatctaaagaacatgattGCATTCCTCAgtattttttgtgggataaTACACAATTGCTTAACTGCCCATCCATAATTAGTCCCCAGAAAGTTTGAaatttacataatttacatTTACTTAATTCTAAACTGTAATTATATGACCTTATTCTTCAATCACAAatcacattttatattataactatgttGTATCAAGTAAAAATCGTCATATTATTCAGTAAATATAGTTTGTGACGTCGTTATGGTCTGACCTATTTACCAACCAGAAGTTCAGGTATCTTTTGTTTGATGAATTCGAAtggaagataatataatattttgatgctAACTTCGAATCGCATTCGAATGTATTTTGTAATTCAATACCTGTGATATTGGGGAAAATGTTATGTATTTTGAAGATGTATCACagcgatattatattatattcaaccAAAAACTTGGCAACCAAGTACTAAGAACAACTCTACAATATAACGCCAAAGATaataatggacgctgttaatcattcgtgtactaacccacaaaaattacgtattgagttatgaatgcagttatgttctttagaatttagatgatgtagaacaagactgcattcacaaattaacaacaaaaaatgtggtttaggacactaatgcttaacagcgaccaattaatGTGTTCTGTTATAGGACGTTCTACGTCTGAGTGGTTAAAAATTTTCAACTTACCCGCTGCAAATATTAGCAACAATATCCTCATTTTTCGACACAGTTGGGCAACAGTATGTATGTATTGCTTACGatagatatataaataattttacttatcaagaattaaaaaataatgtgatAAGATTACGCGATAATTAGCTTTGTCAATAACAAGTTAAAGTCTTAATTAAGAGTATTGTGATTAAATTTTGACACTAACTTATCATTAAATATGTTCATTGTCCACTTATCTTATTCCGATCTGGTGAAGAGCAGATTATGTCAGATTATTAATAAACGCACTATAATAATCATATACATTATTCtattataatactataatattaaggcccgattcgaccaagcTAGAAATTGCACGAGTGTGACTATCATGGGAATTATTTTATCCTTTGTATTTACCCTAGATTATCTACATTTgcgttttaccaagttactcgaatagtataaaatgaaaattatgttattTCCAGCTCACAATAACTGTGACAGTTGacactattctcagtttaatttTTACTCCGTCAAAATCActcgtgtaaatatttactactATGTTATAATTACTCTTAGGGTTTCtaaatttcatttcaaaatttttcgcttcgcgttgcggtctgaattgaccctcagATAGAAAAGTTGGTAAAatgcaaaaccagcttactttCAGATTAGAAAACAGTTATCCTCGAGTAAACTATAGTACCTACTTTAGTTAGATCGAATCCGCCTTAAATAGTGAAAATTACGTCAGAACAGCATTTTTACTATTTCAGAAAATCAGgtcaaaatatacatatttattaaaacttttcggctaaaatgtttattaatattcaaattaattttagaaGGCATCGAGATTAAGCTAGGAatatacaattgttttattcTAGAAACTTCTATTCTTCATATTTCTAGAaggtattttcataataatatgtgcatTTAATgcaaggaaataaaaaaaaagtgcttAAGATAACTTGTTATTGTATCGAATGTTCGCTGGTGATACAATTATCTTTCGATTTGATATCGAATTTTTGACGAATCATGTACTTGTAGTACGTGCATTTTTTCAtacttgataatataatatatagtttgtgcgttctaagatgatatgggtgacagttttcatgttccttgctacgggtttttttttataagaaaacaaaaaaaatcaaaatgtttaaataaattatattccatctacaaaaacaaatgtttcctacaattgtaaatgaataaaaatgaaaacatgctaaatgctaacttattaataaaaattataaatattaactgtgaaatacgagtaggagtataaaattattgttacgaaaacatttgaaaaatgttatatgcatgaaatggaacttatgacaatagagattgactctgttgaatcgaaatcaaatcgataaaaaagggcggccatcttaaatcgccggcaccactgaaatgtcagtacgaaatcgataatttcgattgcaattcctttacgatgtgattcgatatttttaaattattgattaatttttgttaagtaacttccctactattgtcaattataatgtgtcacgcatatcatcataaaacgcacttaaactataattataattgattttccttaaactttaaaagtatattattgtaaaaatatgatCGCAACCACATAATGCTATACTATTTTATTTCGTAAAGATAATTTTGAATGTCTAGGATCCTGGGTACACTATTTTATTCTATAAAGTTTTAACCCTTTATCCCAAAGGACATGAACCAAGTTACTAAAGAAAGTATTTTGTACCAACCAAGGTACACGTCTACAATAATAATGTCCCTACATTATTACAGAcatttttataccgtaaaaaaaaatagtttaaaaaatagttaAGTACTTTAGTTTAAGAGTAAAAAAACagcagtataatatataatataataatataatatctatggacgcttcacaccccgtcagtctggccccatgctaagtacctaaaggaccaaacaaaggaaatatatttaatactttttatactatacatatatttaagatttttattatatcatacacatatttaatacacatccagacccgggaacattgaaaactttttgtttcgtcggcgggattcgaacccgcgacccccggcttgagctaccaacgcgctcaccactgagccacagaggtcgtcaaagtagAAAGATAAAAGTAGGAGAATAAAAAGTAAACAAGTTATACACATAGATAAATATACATTCAAACTTACTCTCACAAGCATAAAATATTAGCAATTCTTTTACGTCGACAAAGAATTTGCCTTCGTATCACGAATACATTTTATAGTAATTTGAAAGCGGAATATGAAACCATGAGCGAGTGAGCTAATGCAGTCTTTTCTTGAAAAGGTTCGACGAGCGAGGCTTCTCCGGACTTTTATAAAGGACCTAAGCATCCCATTTCCATGCCACTGTGTGtgaaataaaattacttctatCTAAATATATGAAACTCAAAGGTGAATGACTAACATAgggatctatcaacgcacaactCAAACTACTGtctactggacggatcgggctgggcatgcaggtagatgttatgacgtaggcatccgcttagaaaggattttgatcaattctatccccaaggggtaaaaataggggattgataaatcgaattttcgcgaaaattctagggatttttcgaaaacacggataattagataatggtgataatatttttcaattatccttaaaaaaattaggttttttgggaaaacgcgagttgccttagtaacattgcatattcttaacgctgattggcttgatttttgcttactggccaactcttattctgattggttactatcttttcctatgtatctttgaggtaatacaccatagaattataaaggacataacctcagaattagtttctggCTCTGTTaaactttcagcactaatttcacatgtatcagtcattttgtatttacagacacacttttagataacttttcgcactaatttcaagtccaactgcaattttaaacacattaaatatcaaaaactgctagctcgcttacaaaaataaccacaaacaaaacaacgcgtgacaatgaattgacatttaaaacgtcaagtcttcaaccaatcagagatGTTGTTGTGAggcgcttaaaccgaccaatcagtgattttttttcgataataactaacgattcgtttcgcaatcgtactaaggcgactcgcattttcgcgaaaacactaaTTTTTGTCAgtaatattgaaaaatgtaatcaacattatccgtgttttcgcgcaaaccctagaattttcgcgaaaattcgatttatcaaatcatcctacgacatatataacaCTTGttgacgcgagcgaagccgcgggcaaaagctcgtattatttaaaaaacctgAATCTGCAAGGCTTCACAAAGAATTTTACTGTTGCCCTTTGACTGCAACGAAACAGTCGCCATCGCCAAATTCTATTAGACATGATGTTAAAAACGTTAGAAGTTCTACATAATATCGCTTTTCGAAACGAAGTCGCTTCCCGCTGCTTGTCTCTATTTCTTCTGTTTCTTTATCTAGTGGTTGAAGAGAAAGTTTTATATCATGTACACGCAAAATTTACTATAACTTATTGGCGAAACAGCGTTTCTCGGTTCAGctattttcaaataaaacctGAAGTCCACCTACATTAGTCTGTGTAAGCCAATCGtttgtcaaaataataatatgtcttcaGCCTTAAATACAAAGAATGAGAGACAACATACTTCATACACCTATAAACTTTAACCTAAACTAATGCAAGCGGGCGTGAATTTGCCAGAGCCGTTTCTATTGTCGTGATCTTGTAAGCAAATTCTGTATTTGAGGAAAACTTATGCAAACAAAAGCCAGTCCCACCAAACCGTATAAACTCTGATTACCTTTTTTGCTATTCATACACAAAGGTCGAAGGAAAAAAGATGTGTCAAAGTTTAATAAAACCCCCAACAATACAAGAACATATATTATGAGACTAACGTAGCGAAATTTACAGGGCCGGATCTACCACATTTGGCCTTTTGGCCTTCGCCTAGGGCCCTGTAAATTTAAGAGGCCAAGTCAAAGTCAAACACAGATGATAACGATTTCTTGTTCTTTCgagtctatttttttttcaaacaaatcGTGTGGTCTGCAGCCTAACGAATCCTACTAACAATAATGCTAATCAAACAAATTTCATTTATATAATACAAGTCTATGGTCTATAATCAAGAGTACAGTGAATTTACTATGTAATACTACTTAACGCTATATTTTAACTTACAGTTAAAATATAGCGTTAAGTAGTATTATATAATCAATTCAGTGTACTCTTGTTTGTTCACAAAACAAACTTATAAGGCAGTCTCTATGCCCACACATTCTAACATCGACGACTCAGAAATGAGCCAGAAACAAAAAGTAGTAGTAGCCCAGGGTCCCCTAACTCACTGTCCGGCCCTGGGTATGTAACATGGTGGAGTTCGACAAAACTGTGTGATACGATCTGCCCACATTATCCTACTTATTTCCATTATGTCATGTCACGTCGATGTTGGCTTCTAGATGTAACTGTCATTTCTCTTTTGACAGTGACCTTTTTAGGTTAGTTAGTATAACACAGTTATCCGAATAAACTACTTCAAATGTTATCTATAAGATTGTGAAATAGAAAACGCTTAAACCTGAAACATGTTGGTTTAAGTTATTATTCAACTAAGCATTTAGTTTTACTGatgtcaaaaaaatgtgtaatttaCTATTATCAATTTGTATTACCGTTTGTGCATGTGCACCTAATCTTTGAATAGACATTTAAAACAAGAAACGAGAGTGATAATAATCAACGATTAGCATTAACCGTTGTTGGTGAAATGCCCAATTTCACCTTTTGAGCTGTAGCAAACAATCGctaattaaattttctaaaaaaaattaacaacgaACGAGATAGATATCATATTTCCATCAACGATTAAGATTAACCGGCCTTGGTGAAATTAGCACTTTCTTATAAACAATCGTATTAA
Coding sequences:
- the LOC121734453 gene encoding pancreatic lipase-related protein 2-like, translating into MKCIKQAVPVNRDYQPSEFSDYYRLKTKVTVSCDHISASQPIYLAQLPQPPVYAVSAIPAVEFGKKEPQFVDIQGHDEQVHRIDLQAEPDMSVLDDVTRNPANNRYLLYTRRNSWYSQELTMNNANSITSSNFNANNPTVIVSHGWLGSMYNDINPTIRNAYLGKSDVNVIVLDWRRLALSDYVTAAAGVPAVGRGLGQFLNFLNQVTGAPFTRMHLVGFSLGAHLVGNAGRELGGRVARITGLDPAGPLWTYSTNRLRASDAVYVECIHTDGSAIGLGIGTALGDVDFFPNGGNSQPGCLTNLCNHERAWELFAATVSYNHLVGQQCSNNLQITWDNCRGSSLPMGNDDLNKRGSGMYRVNTARRYPF